TTCCTGAATAGGAAGGCCACTGGCTCTGATCTGACTCGCAGGAGAATGAGCCACCACCCACCTGGGTCTGGAAGGCCTCCCTGGCTgtcctgggagggggagggggcacaccTGTATGGCCAGGTATCCCCCACCAGCCCAGGGGGCTCCGgcttgccacccccacccccaccccctgggctccGCAGGGAAGGATGGGACCAGGGCCtctgtgctggggctgggggtgcccACACTGGGCTCTGGTGCCAAGCAGCAGACCGACATCCCCCAACTGTCCCAGCCGGCGTGGAGGAACACagggacccccccctcccccacagcccctcGGGCTCCCCCGTGGCCACACTGCGGGCCAGAGTGAGGGGCGCTGCAGGCAGACAGACGGGCGCCACCACTCGGCCGGCAGGGAGGGCAACACACGTTTATTGCCGTCGCCGCGAGCCGGGCGCAGGGGCAGCTCCTCTCCCGACGGTCCGGCCGCCCACCCGCGGGAGGTGGTCCCCTCGGGAGCCACAGCGGCGACTGGGCAGAGCCAGGGGAGAGGAAGGCAGCGCTCTGCGCCCCCTGGAGGGACGGGACAGGGAcggggcctgggggggggggtggggggacgacGAGGAGTGGCGGACACTTTGCAAGGTTCTGTTTGTTAGTCTGACAGCAGGCGTGGGTGGAGGGGTCCGGGCAGGGCTGCCGCCGGGTCCGCTCGGCCGCGTGATGAGAACGCGCTGCCGCAGGTGGTCGAGGGCAACCAGCCAGGTGAGCTCAGCCGGAACGCACTGATTTCGAGGCTTTGTGTTCATTTCGCCCTGGGCCCCTTCTCAATGGGCTTCCCGATGTCCCTCCCCCGGAGCTTGAGGCCTGAAAGAGCCGGCGGCCCACTGACCTCTGCAGCTTCAAGGACAAGGCGGCTCCAGAGCGTCCCCACCTGCTGCCCCCAAGGTGGCAGCGGGCACCCTCCCTGACCCCTGAGCACCAGCTGCCGGCCTCCGGGGCTGTGGGGGAACACATCCCTAGCTCTCAGGGCTCACTTTCAGGAGCATGTGGCTACCCACCTTGGAGGACGTTCCTTCCCAGAACTGGGCCTCCTCACTCAGAGCCACGTGGACacccctggggggcgggggggctcacGTGGGCGCGGAACGTGCCCGATGCTGGGACGAGAGCGTTGCAGGGGGCGCGCGGGCCCACAGCACAGGGGCAGGAGGTGCCAAAGGAGGAGCCCAGACACTCCTCGCTCTGGGCATTTTCTCTGGGGGCCTCGGAGCCCTTCCCATGcccaccctccccaaccccacccctacCGTGGAGGGGCAGCGCCCCCGCCTGATCAGGAGGGCACAGGACACTCACCGATGGCTCGCTCGATTTTGCCCAGCACCTGGTTGTTGGGTATGGCCCGGCCACTCTCGTAGTCCGCGATGACCTGCGGCTTCTCGTTGATTTTCTAAAGAGAGCGTGTATTTTGCAGTCGGTTCAAGAAGGAAAGGCTGAGGCTGGAGCCCCTCTGGGGGAGACACCTCAGGCCCGCCTGCGGGGCAGCGTGTGGCCTGGGCGGACGATGACCCTGGGTCACCAGGCGAGCAGAGCTGCCACTCCCAGCCCGCCAGCCCCACTCACCGTCGCCAGGTCCTTCTGTGTCAGCCCCTTGCTCTGGCGGCCCTGCTGGATGACCTTGCCCACCTCGAGGGTGACCCGGTCGTGGTGCAGCTCCTCCGTCTCCCGGTCCAGCTTGGCTGTGTTCTTGGTGATTGAGTGCTGTTTGTTCTGGCCGGCGGCCCCTGGACCGGTGGGaagcagggcagaggggagggttgGCAACAAGCCCAAGGACCAAGCCCAAGAGGTGCCCTGTGCCCAGAGTGACGGAGAAGCCAGGCCACCCAGAGTAGTGGCGGCCCACGGGCCGAAGAGCACGGAGCCCCGAGGCTTTCGCAGCTGAGGGAAGCGTGCGGGACAATCCCTCCCGACCTCTGCCGACCTCAGCTGCTCTGACAAGATCCCAGACCCTCCGAGCTCCGCAGCAGCCTCGGCTGCCAGAGGCCATCCTGACAGCCCCGGGGCCCCAGGCGCCCACTGCGGACCTGAACCCCAACAGCACACCCTGGTTTTGGTGGTGGAAACACAAGTACCTACATTTCTTGGAAGTCTCCACATCTTCTCCTCGCCTCTGAGCTGCTAAGATGGCCTAGGAAATGAAGAAATGGCTTTTGGTCAAAGTTAGCTTCAGTGGTATCTGGCAAACACCAGTTTAGGCCTCGTCAGCCAGTCGGCACACTGCCAACGCCTGGTGCTTTTCTAGCCCAGGCAGCAGGGCCGGGAGCTCATGCCCAAAGCGCTGTGCTGCTGGCCCAGTATCCAGTGCTTTTTCAAGGCTGACAAGCAACGCTGGGCTTAAACCAAAGCTGGTTGTACAAATCCCTCTACAACCAAACAGCCAGGCGACTCTCAGCAACTCCTGCTCAGGAAAAGAGACAGAGCTCGTGTCTCTGCAGTGAAGAAAGGCGAACCAATAGCTTCCTTTCAGAAACCCACACTCGAAATAGATTCGCTTCTCTACCAGACCTGCTGGCAAAAGCAGAAAGACATGCCAAGTCAATCTGGCTCCTGAGAGAACCCATAGCACCATGCCTGCAGTCCCTGCCCTAAACACCACCAAAGGCAGTGACACCCCTGGGTCCAGGCTTGCCCGCTGTTCATACAACGTATCTCTTGACGCTTCTGACAACTCAGATATGCCTGAGGAACAGCCTAGGTGTGTTATGTTCAACGTTTTCTAGACCTGTtcaaagctgcttttttttttttaaatcaaattttacttattt
The nucleotide sequence above comes from Phacochoerus africanus isolate WHEZ1 chromosome 2, ROS_Pafr_v1, whole genome shotgun sequence. Encoded proteins:
- the EDF1 gene encoding endothelial differentiation-related factor 1 — translated: MAESDWDTVTVLRKKGPTAAQAKSKQAILAAQRRGEDVETSKKWAAGQNKQHSITKNTAKLDRETEELHHDRVTLEVGKVIQQGRQSKGLTQKDLATKINEKPQVIADYESGRAIPNNQVLGKIERAIGLKLRGRDIGKPIEKGPRAK